Proteins encoded within one genomic window of Halodesulfurarchaeum formicicum:
- a CDS encoding pyridoxamine 5'-phosphate oxidase family protein, with protein MSDQVPDEAERLLESEPLAGFLATSVEDKPHVAPLWYQYADGVIELTTTGRKLANIRENPRVSLAVQKADAGTPEWMVTLLGTAEIIDDTAEERRVRREINAKYGAEPDAYSENTLVKIDVGTASYTVY; from the coding sequence ATGAGCGACCAGGTTCCCGACGAAGCCGAACGCTTGCTCGAATCCGAGCCACTGGCTGGGTTTCTGGCGACCAGTGTCGAGGACAAGCCCCACGTCGCCCCGCTCTGGTACCAATATGCCGACGGCGTGATCGAGTTGACGACCACCGGCCGAAAACTCGCGAACATCCGAGAGAATCCCAGGGTCTCACTCGCCGTCCAGAAGGCCGACGCCGGCACCCCGGAGTGGATGGTGACTCTCCTCGGGACGGCCGAAATAATCGATGATACGGCCGAAGAGCGACGGGTTCGCAGAGAGATCAACGCCAAGTACGGGGCCGAACCCGACGCTTACAGCGAGAACACGCTGGTCAAAATCGACGTGGGCACCGCCAGTTACACCGTCTATTAA
- a CDS encoding translation initiation factor eIF-1A has protein sequence MTEQREEKDLRMPSGSEQFGVVTQHLGGNHVRVRCADGETRLGRIPGRMKYRTWIEKDDVVLIDPWDWQDEKGDIEWRYSDADAEQLQREGHID, from the coding sequence GTGACTGAACAACGAGAGGAAAAGGACCTCCGAATGCCCTCGGGGTCCGAGCAGTTCGGCGTCGTAACACAACACCTCGGTGGAAACCACGTCCGGGTCCGCTGTGCGGACGGTGAGACCCGTCTCGGCCGGATTCCCGGCCGAATGAAGTATCGGACCTGGATCGAAAAGGACGACGTGGTTCTCATCGATCCGTGGGACTGGCAGGACGAGAAGGGCGACATCGAGTGGCGGTACAGCGATGCCGACGCCGAGCAGCTTCAGCGCGAAGGGCACATCGACTGA
- a CDS encoding NAD(P)/FAD-dependent oxidoreductase, with protein sequence MDPIAVVGGGVVGTSIAAALAEQDLPVRLYEKDSLGAGTTSKSMAIFFWHQDDPNGTEHRFRERAWETYGPLIEAGTLEFTQVGTLETAPELTDVPAVRAVWKGMQELGVETEWLEPEALAAKGLDPEAFEGALFVPADGFLDPSEIIQHFTDRATEGPATIETGVEITDIHTEDGRVTAIETSDGTESVSGVVNAAGPWAPQINDLVGVDLPLRHTRGPIVVLSREAEFSLPFMILRNEHYFREDGRNQAFGGRFDTSYETAEQFDPDANHTVDQTFYLDIAGEIEQSVPRLADAEIVNDWVGFRTITPDGRPFVGETAVEGFYTAVGMSGYGVTRAPFVGELLADQIAGEPVDSELADWVAPDRV encoded by the coding sequence ATGGACCCCATTGCCGTGGTTGGTGGCGGCGTCGTCGGGACGAGCATCGCGGCGGCCCTCGCCGAGCAGGATCTGCCGGTTCGACTGTACGAGAAAGACTCCCTGGGTGCGGGGACGACCTCGAAGTCCATGGCCATCTTCTTCTGGCACCAGGACGACCCGAACGGGACCGAACACCGGTTTCGGGAACGGGCCTGGGAGACCTACGGTCCGCTGATCGAGGCTGGCACCCTGGAGTTCACGCAGGTCGGGACCCTGGAGACGGCTCCGGAACTGACAGACGTGCCCGCGGTCCGTGCGGTCTGGAAAGGAATGCAGGAGCTTGGGGTCGAGACCGAGTGGCTCGAACCCGAAGCCCTGGCGGCGAAGGGACTCGATCCCGAGGCCTTCGAAGGGGCGCTTTTCGTCCCGGCGGACGGCTTTCTCGATCCCTCCGAGATCATCCAGCACTTCACCGACCGCGCCACCGAGGGCCCGGCGACCATCGAGACGGGTGTCGAAATCACCGACATCCACACCGAGGACGGGCGCGTGACAGCCATCGAAACCTCCGACGGGACCGAGTCCGTCAGCGGCGTGGTGAACGCGGCGGGGCCGTGGGCCCCCCAGATCAACGACCTCGTGGGCGTGGACCTGCCACTCCGACACACTCGCGGACCGATCGTCGTTCTCTCCCGCGAGGCGGAGTTCTCCCTGCCCTTCATGATTCTCCGGAACGAGCACTACTTCCGCGAGGACGGCCGGAACCAGGCCTTCGGTGGCCGGTTCGATACGAGCTACGAGACGGCCGAGCAGTTCGACCCGGACGCGAACCACACGGTCGATCAGACGTTCTACCTCGACATCGCGGGCGAGATCGAACAGTCCGTTCCCCGGCTGGCGGACGCCGAGATCGTGAACGACTGGGTCGGGTTCCGAACGATCACCCCGGACGGCCGGCCCTTCGTGGGCGAGACAGCCGTCGAGGGCTTCTACACGGCAGTCGGGATGTCAGGATACGGCGTCACGCGCGCCCCGTTCGTGGGCGAGTTGCTCGCCGATCAGATCGCCGGCGAGCCCGTCGACTCGGAACTCGCCGACTGGGTCGCTCCCGATCGAGTGTAA
- a CDS encoding HAD family hydrolase, with product MTYDAVVLDNDGVLTTMTDRSVMVRAVRGAFQDMGVADPDPEDVEQLIYGVTPEILQSVSDRYGLAPRPLWYRRDMRSSLVQEREVRAGRKALYRDFEALDAIDRPLGIVSSNQHRTVAAILEQHDIGHYFETVYGREMEPESLARKKPDPHYLDLAIGDLGAENPLFVGDSESDVQAARAAGVDSVFIRRDHRAETELAVPPTYEIESLAELPDIVHRSA from the coding sequence ATGACCTACGACGCGGTCGTCCTCGACAACGACGGCGTGCTCACCACCATGACCGACCGATCGGTCATGGTCCGGGCCGTCCGCGGGGCGTTCCAGGACATGGGCGTCGCCGATCCCGACCCCGAGGACGTGGAGCAGCTGATCTACGGGGTCACCCCCGAGATCCTCCAGTCCGTCTCCGATCGATACGGCCTGGCCCCACGTCCGCTCTGGTACCGCCGGGACATGCGCTCCTCGCTGGTGCAGGAACGGGAAGTTAGAGCGGGCCGAAAGGCCCTCTACCGGGACTTCGAGGCTCTCGACGCCATCGATCGCCCGCTTGGCATCGTCAGTTCGAACCAGCACCGCACCGTCGCGGCGATCCTGGAGCAACACGACATCGGCCACTACTTCGAGACCGTCTACGGGCGGGAGATGGAACCGGAGAGTCTCGCACGGAAGAAACCCGACCCGCACTACCTCGACCTGGCGATCGGCGATTTGGGAGCCGAAAACCCGCTTTTCGTCGGTGACAGCGAGTCGGACGTACAGGCCGCCCGGGCGGCCGGGGTCGATTCGGTGTTCATCCGGCGGGATCACCGGGCCGAGACCGAACTCGCTGTCCCACCCACCTACGAGATCGAGTCACTCGCCGAACTCCCCGATATCGTCCACCGATCGGCCTGA
- a CDS encoding transcription factor S produces MQFCPECGSMMHAEDGVMVCSSCGHEEPRDETMAEQYVSTEEQDESDVIETEAGMNFEGKPTAEIECPECGHEEAWYTIKQTGSADEPPTRFFKCKECGHRWREYA; encoded by the coding sequence ATGCAGTTCTGTCCCGAGTGCGGGTCAATGATGCACGCCGAGGACGGCGTGATGGTCTGTTCGAGTTGCGGGCACGAGGAGCCCCGGGACGAAACAATGGCCGAACAGTACGTCTCGACCGAGGAACAGGACGAGAGTGACGTCATCGAGACCGAGGCGGGCATGAACTTCGAGGGCAAGCCCACCGCGGAAATCGAGTGTCCCGAATGTGGTCACGAGGAGGCCTGGTACACCATCAAGCAGACCGGTTCCGCGGACGAACCACCGACGCGATTCTTCAAGTGCAAGGAGTGTGGGCACCGCTGGCGCGAGTACGCCTGA
- a CDS encoding RAD55 family ATPase, translating into MARIPFGIAGLDSRIGGGPPAGSVVLLAGESGAGAREFLYTSAVMNGLAEADPELFSLHYGDRPGTTDAPDSIHYLSFTADAETLSTEITYTMDDQLVEAGLDPIAFEDLSAEYFQLSPVPREWYGPAHRDITDLGQDADRQGVLTATANYLDAHASGSLVLIDSLSDLIAARGRHHTIRDLVLTLKGLRRIAREWNSLILLLLTKDAVTDEELGSLMTAVDGTLQFEWETGGNERVRTMYVPEFRGVLSQLEAEDIIRFETEIHDAGFDVSNVRKIR; encoded by the coding sequence ATGGCCCGGATCCCCTTCGGAATCGCAGGCCTCGACTCGCGGATCGGCGGCGGCCCGCCGGCCGGGAGTGTCGTCCTCCTGGCAGGCGAGAGTGGCGCAGGGGCCCGGGAGTTCCTCTATACGAGTGCCGTGATGAACGGCCTCGCGGAGGCCGACCCGGAGCTTTTCTCCCTGCACTACGGTGATCGGCCCGGAACCACCGACGCCCCGGACTCGATTCACTACCTCTCATTTACCGCCGACGCCGAGACGCTCTCGACCGAGATTACTTACACCATGGACGATCAGCTCGTCGAGGCGGGGCTGGACCCGATCGCCTTCGAGGACCTCTCCGCGGAGTACTTCCAGCTCAGCCCCGTGCCCCGGGAGTGGTACGGCCCGGCCCACCGGGACATCACCGATCTGGGCCAGGATGCCGACCGCCAGGGTGTACTCACGGCCACGGCCAACTACCTTGATGCCCACGCAAGCGGAAGCCTGGTCCTGATCGACTCGCTTTCCGATCTTATCGCGGCCCGGGGTCGCCATCACACCATCCGGGATCTCGTCTTGACTCTCAAGGGGCTCAGACGGATCGCCAGGGAGTGGAACAGCCTGATCCTCCTGCTTTTGACCAAAGACGCCGTGACCGACGAGGAACTCGGGAGCCTGATGACGGCCGTCGATGGCACGCTGCAGTTCGAGTGGGAGACCGGCGGCAACGAGCGGGTTCGCACGATGTACGTCCCCGAATTCCGGGGCGTACTCTCCCAACTCGAAGCCGAGGACATCATTCGCTTCGAGACGGAGATCCACGACGCCGGCTTCGACGTCTCGAATGTCAGGAAAATCAGATAA
- a CDS encoding GYD domain-containing protein — MPTYIRLTNLTADGFAEIEQSASRTEQMKAMAEEMGGEIRDVFLTMGDFDFVTIAEFPNDQMYTQFALRFAEKGVADTETLKAIDEPEYLDLVQDL; from the coding sequence ATGCCAACCTACATCCGCCTCACCAACCTGACCGCCGACGGCTTCGCAGAGATCGAACAAAGCGCCTCCCGCACCGAGCAGATGAAGGCGATGGCCGAAGAGATGGGCGGGGAGATCAGGGACGTCTTCTTGACCATGGGGGATTTCGACTTCGTCACCATCGCGGAGTTCCCCAACGACCAGATGTACACGCAGTTCGCGCTGCGCTTCGCCGAGAAAGGAGTTGCAGATACCGAGACGCTCAAGGCGATCGACGAACCGGAGTACCTGGATCTCGTCCAGGATCTCTAG
- a CDS encoding helix-turn-helix domain-containing protein — MRLAEPTDFEILEALSDGKRNTAANLSYILDKDRSYINTRLPILADYGLVDRVGPAPNSGLYEITERGIAVIDIRESATEGADIDFDARLEERLGA, encoded by the coding sequence ATGAGGCTTGCCGAACCCACTGACTTCGAAATTCTGGAGGCCCTGTCCGACGGGAAACGAAACACGGCGGCGAATCTCTCATACATCCTCGACAAGGATCGATCGTACATCAACACCCGGCTGCCAATTCTGGCTGACTACGGGCTGGTTGATCGCGTTGGCCCTGCTCCAAACAGCGGCCTGTACGAGATCACCGAGCGCGGCATCGCCGTGATCGACATCCGTGAGTCGGCCACCGAAGGGGCGGACATCGACTTCGACGCTCGCCTCGAAGAACGGCTCGGTGCCTGA
- a CDS encoding formate/nitrite transporter family protein: MADEGSDAEDSVREAVERSRSGAPAVGRVVRDRFSTDEVFQRIVAAADEEITASNRELFFSGLAAGFSITITVLLYVSLTASTDGHPVLSVLLYPLGFIYIILGGYQLYTENTLPPVALTLERLASIPALLRNWVVVLAGNFLGGMAGAAALAWGGVLSPEAAAVAIDVAHKGIETPVWPLFFKAVFAGLIVAGVVWVEYAARDTISRLVVIYLAFLAIPLGGLFHVVVSFTETMYLAFMGDVSLLVGLTDFVIPVLLGNTVGGVVLVTLVNWFQTSEERLVGARFEGARRQLSRREMLFGGIPGRPFGFAGRSYVPLVDTTGSEAGTKGPYHVLVPVANPTESATLVSLAEAVASAKDEAIVSFVHILPEYEAHSRYSSTSNRQRLVAESTADLERLCDSIESEELDCRTSTVISHRSFAEIFDIAERQDVDLLLMERDEDSPWGAGRPEDVIQELGSHLPCDLLILEDRGFDPEKILLRVLDNPHADLNAQVARSLRDVYDASITLLSVVDTEEERERAEEFLRNWAIDHDLEDQPQVIETGDIETAIEHGAREHTMILVGATESGLLSRLVSDSLYVDNITETERSVVLAERPTERSALDRLRDWF; the protein is encoded by the coding sequence ATGGCCGATGAGGGATCAGACGCCGAGGACTCCGTACGGGAAGCGGTCGAGCGGTCCCGAAGTGGTGCACCAGCGGTCGGTCGGGTCGTCAGAGACCGGTTTTCGACGGACGAGGTCTTCCAGCGCATCGTCGCCGCGGCGGACGAGGAGATCACGGCGAGCAATCGCGAACTCTTCTTCAGTGGCCTCGCTGCGGGCTTCTCGATTACGATTACCGTCCTGCTTTACGTCTCGCTGACCGCCTCGACGGATGGCCACCCCGTTTTGAGTGTACTTCTCTATCCGCTCGGATTCATCTACATCATTCTCGGGGGCTATCAACTGTACACCGAGAATACGCTCCCCCCGGTGGCGTTGACACTCGAACGACTGGCAAGCATCCCGGCCTTGCTCCGCAACTGGGTTGTGGTACTCGCCGGGAACTTCCTGGGTGGAATGGCTGGCGCGGCCGCCCTCGCCTGGGGCGGTGTCCTCTCCCCCGAGGCGGCAGCCGTCGCGATCGACGTGGCTCACAAGGGCATCGAAACCCCAGTCTGGCCGCTGTTCTTCAAGGCGGTCTTCGCGGGGCTGATCGTCGCCGGGGTCGTCTGGGTCGAGTATGCCGCCCGGGATACGATCTCGCGGCTGGTCGTCATCTATCTGGCCTTTCTCGCGATTCCCCTCGGGGGCCTGTTCCACGTGGTCGTCTCGTTCACCGAAACGATGTACCTCGCATTCATGGGCGATGTGAGTCTCCTCGTGGGTCTCACCGACTTTGTCATCCCTGTACTCCTGGGGAACACCGTCGGCGGCGTGGTGCTCGTGACGCTTGTTAACTGGTTCCAGACCAGCGAAGAGCGACTGGTCGGGGCCCGATTCGAGGGCGCCCGTCGCCAGCTGTCACGCCGCGAAATGCTCTTCGGTGGGATTCCCGGTCGTCCGTTCGGCTTTGCCGGTCGCTCGTATGTCCCACTCGTCGACACGACGGGCAGTGAGGCGGGGACGAAGGGTCCATATCACGTCCTCGTTCCGGTCGCAAACCCGACCGAGTCTGCGACACTCGTCTCGCTCGCCGAGGCCGTCGCGTCGGCAAAGGACGAGGCGATCGTGAGTTTCGTCCACATTCTACCCGAGTACGAGGCTCACTCGCGGTACTCCTCGACCAGCAACCGGCAACGACTGGTCGCAGAATCGACTGCCGACCTGGAGCGTCTCTGTGACTCGATCGAGTCCGAGGAACTGGACTGCCGGACCTCGACGGTCATCTCCCATCGCTCATTCGCGGAGATCTTCGACATCGCCGAGCGCCAGGATGTCGACTTGCTGCTCATGGAACGGGACGAGGACTCGCCCTGGGGGGCGGGCCGGCCTGAGGACGTGATCCAGGAACTCGGCAGCCACTTGCCCTGTGACCTCCTCATCCTCGAGGATCGCGGCTTTGACCCCGAGAAGATCCTCCTCCGGGTTCTCGATAACCCCCACGCGGATCTCAACGCCCAGGTGGCCCGGTCACTCCGCGATGTCTACGACGCGTCGATCACGTTGCTCTCTGTCGTCGACACTGAGGAGGAGCGTGAACGGGCCGAGGAGTTCCTCCGCAACTGGGCCATCGACCACGACCTCGAAGACCAGCCACAGGTAATCGAGACCGGCGACATCGAGACGGCGATCGAGCACGGGGCCAGAGAGCACACGATGATTCTGGTCGGCGCGACCGAGAGTGGGCTCCTCTCCCGTCTCGTCTCCGACTCGCTTTACGTCGACAATATCACCGAGACCGAGCGATCCGTCGTGCTGGCCGAACGGCCCACCGAACGGTCGGCCCTCGACCGACTTCGGGACTGGTTTTAG
- a CDS encoding SDR family NAD(P)-dependent oxidoreductase, producing MRGIQDSVAIVTGASSGIGRAAAKRFAEEGASVVAADVDVDGGNETVEQITEAGGEAVFVQADVTNEGDIQAVVDTAVDTYGGLDIAYNNAGIEGPNEATTDQTLEGWDRVVDINLRGVFLGMRAEIPAMMESGGGAIVNTASIAGILGFPNLAPYVASKHGVVGLTKTAAVEFSADGVRINAVLPGVIETPMVARTKEEDPEQIEGTIAATPIDRLGQPEEIAAAAVWLASEDASFVTGESLVVDGGFSVQ from the coding sequence ATGAGGGGAATTCAAGACAGCGTCGCGATCGTCACCGGAGCGAGTTCAGGAATCGGCCGGGCCGCAGCCAAGCGGTTCGCCGAAGAGGGCGCCTCGGTCGTCGCGGCCGACGTGGACGTGGATGGGGGGAACGAGACAGTCGAACAGATCACCGAGGCGGGCGGGGAGGCCGTGTTCGTCCAGGCTGATGTCACCAACGAGGGGGACATCCAGGCGGTGGTAGACACCGCCGTCGACACCTACGGTGGCCTCGACATCGCATACAACAACGCCGGCATCGAGGGGCCGAACGAGGCAACGACTGACCAGACCCTGGAAGGCTGGGACCGGGTCGTCGACATCAACCTCCGGGGAGTCTTCCTCGGCATGCGTGCCGAGATCCCCGCGATGATGGAAAGCGGTGGTGGGGCTATCGTCAACACCGCGTCGATCGCCGGCATCCTGGGCTTCCCCAACCTCGCACCGTACGTCGCGAGCAAGCACGGCGTGGTCGGCCTGACAAAGACCGCCGCCGTCGAGTTCAGTGCCGACGGGGTCCGGATAAACGCGGTACTGCCGGGTGTCATCGAGACGCCGATGGTCGCCCGTACCAAAGAGGAGGACCCGGAACAGATCGAGGGAACGATCGCCGCCACCCCGATCGATCGACTGGGCCAACCCGAAGAGATCGCGGCCGCGGCCGTCTGGCTGGCTTCCGAGGACGCCTCGTTTGTCACCGGCGAATCGCTCGTCGTCGACGGCGGCTTCTCCGTGCAGTAG
- the cobT gene encoding nicotinate-nucleotide--dimethylbenzimidazole phosphoribosyltransferase yields MEIGIPPLSETAMDQARKRQQNLTKPPGSLGRLETFSVEIAGITDEPTPELEEAVIATVAGDHGVVAEGVSAFPQDVTAQMVANFAHGGAGVNALANTVDARNLIVDAGVAAAEYPGMDSVVVDKVGNGTDNIATGAAMSRADAEAAIEVGRSVVAEHAPEADIIGLGDMGIGNTTPSAAVTAAITGYPPEAVTDHGSGIDEETFERKVAVVERALENDAPDPEDGIDVLRSVGGFEIGALAGIALEGASRRTPIVVDGFITGAGALVAAQIEPAVTDYLLPSHSSVESGHSIQHEALRLDPLFDLDLRLGEGTGAALGIAVYKGACATLREMATFEEAGVSN; encoded by the coding sequence ATGGAGATCGGCATCCCACCGCTTTCAGAGACCGCGATGGATCAGGCCCGAAAGCGACAGCAGAACCTGACGAAGCCCCCCGGAAGCCTCGGTCGACTGGAGACCTTCTCCGTCGAAATTGCCGGTATCACGGACGAGCCGACCCCCGAACTGGAGGAGGCAGTGATCGCCACAGTCGCCGGCGATCACGGTGTCGTGGCGGAGGGCGTCAGCGCCTTCCCGCAGGACGTGACCGCCCAGATGGTCGCGAACTTCGCTCACGGCGGCGCTGGCGTGAACGCGCTTGCGAACACCGTCGACGCGAGAAACCTCATCGTCGACGCGGGCGTGGCCGCGGCGGAGTACCCGGGAATGGACTCCGTCGTCGTCGACAAAGTCGGGAACGGCACTGACAACATCGCGACGGGAGCGGCGATGTCACGGGCGGACGCCGAGGCCGCGATCGAGGTCGGCCGCTCGGTCGTCGCCGAACACGCCCCTGAGGCCGACATCATCGGCCTGGGCGACATGGGTATCGGGAACACAACTCCCAGCGCGGCGGTCACGGCCGCCATCACCGGCTACCCCCCGGAAGCGGTGACCGATCACGGCTCCGGGATCGACGAGGAGACCTTCGAGCGGAAGGTGGCAGTGGTCGAGCGAGCCCTGGAGAACGATGCCCCGGACCCGGAGGACGGCATCGACGTGCTTCGCTCCGTCGGCGGCTTCGAGATCGGCGCGCTGGCCGGAATCGCCCTCGAAGGGGCGAGCCGCCGGACCCCGATCGTGGTCGACGGCTTCATCACGGGGGCTGGCGCGCTCGTGGCCGCCCAGATCGAACCCGCGGTAACCGACTATCTCCTGCCCTCCCACAGTTCAGTCGAGTCCGGGCACTCGATTCAACACGAGGCCCTGAGGCTCGACCCGCTTTTCGACCTTGACCTGCGGCTGGGGGAGGGAACGGGCGCCGCCCTCGGAATTGCGGTCTACAAGGGCGCGTGTGCCACGCTTCGAGAGATGGCGACCTTCGAAGAGGCCGGCGTCTCGAACTGA
- a CDS encoding globin-coupled sensor protein, protein MVDHSAQFGQGGLNAHVDPDALLEDIGLDREEIAWRKDFVDFDEGDVERLKRYQSVFEEHKEDIAEMFYENITAHEETTEVIGRSPKGIEQLKQTQEAYLVSLASGEYGEDYFRNRARIGKLHDLLEMPMKQYIGQYGVYYNLLVPLVTDRIQDQVETTVQEELPDEVDDEAVNAAIEAANGAVEEGVNELHSILKLIDLDMQVVADTYIHSYTETLDETIERQRSVATEVQSAIDELAAAADTVAGSTNEISGLADDQRDSMDQIAGEVSNLSATIEEVASSANTVASQSQDAKEMAETGQETGEHAREVMEAVNEASEQVQRDVSELQRTVEEIDEIVTVINDIADQTNLLALNANIEAARAGEAGSGFAVVADEVKSLAEESQQQAGEIESMIEDIRANTNETVDSLESTREQIQQGVAEVDESIDMLDEIATLVSDTVAGIEEVSAATDEQAASAEEIAAMVDQAREKADDVATETEDVAASTEEQAASVQEIQDSVSRLEAEKEH, encoded by the coding sequence ATGGTCGATCATTCGGCGCAGTTCGGGCAGGGTGGATTGAACGCCCACGTCGACCCGGACGCGTTGCTCGAGGATATCGGACTGGATCGCGAGGAGATCGCCTGGCGCAAGGACTTCGTGGACTTCGACGAGGGCGACGTCGAGCGGCTAAAGCGCTATCAGTCGGTCTTCGAGGAACACAAAGAAGACATCGCGGAGATGTTCTACGAGAACATCACCGCCCACGAGGAGACCACCGAGGTCATCGGTCGCTCGCCGAAGGGGATCGAACAGCTCAAGCAGACCCAGGAGGCCTACCTGGTGTCCCTCGCGAGCGGCGAGTACGGCGAGGACTACTTCCGGAACCGGGCCCGGATCGGGAAGCTCCATGACCTCCTGGAGATGCCGATGAAACAGTACATCGGCCAGTACGGGGTCTACTACAACCTCCTGGTACCACTCGTCACAGATCGCATCCAGGATCAGGTCGAAACGACAGTGCAGGAGGAACTCCCGGACGAGGTCGACGACGAGGCCGTCAACGCGGCCATCGAGGCCGCAAACGGGGCCGTCGAGGAGGGCGTAAACGAACTCCACTCGATCCTGAAGCTCATCGATCTGGACATGCAGGTCGTCGCGGACACCTACATTCACTCCTACACCGAAACGCTCGACGAGACGATCGAGCGCCAGCGATCCGTCGCCACCGAGGTCCAGAGTGCCATCGACGAACTCGCGGCGGCCGCGGACACCGTCGCGGGCAGCACCAACGAGATCAGCGGGCTGGCCGACGATCAGCGGGATAGCATGGACCAGATCGCCGGCGAGGTGTCGAACCTCTCGGCCACGATCGAGGAGGTCGCCTCCAGCGCGAACACCGTCGCCTCCCAGAGCCAGGACGCAAAGGAGATGGCCGAGACGGGCCAGGAGACCGGCGAACACGCCCGGGAGGTCATGGAGGCGGTCAACGAGGCCAGCGAGCAGGTCCAGCGGGACGTCAGCGAACTCCAGCGGACCGTCGAGGAGATCGACGAGATCGTCACGGTCATCAACGACATCGCGGACCAGACGAACCTGCTTGCACTCAACGCAAACATCGAGGCGGCCCGGGCCGGCGAGGCAGGGTCGGGCTTTGCGGTCGTGGCTGACGAGGTCAAGTCCCTGGCCGAGGAATCCCAGCAACAGGCCGGCGAGATCGAATCGATGATCGAGGACATCCGGGCGAACACGAACGAAACCGTCGACAGCCTCGAATCGACCCGGGAACAGATCCAGCAGGGGGTCGCGGAAGTGGACGAGTCCATCGACATGCTCGATGAGATCGCGACGCTGGTTTCCGATACCGTCGCGGGCATCGAGGAGGTCTCGGCGGCGACCGACGAGCAGGCCGCAAGCGCCGAGGAGATCGCCGCGATGGTCGATCAGGCCCGGGAGAAAGCCGACGACGTGGCGACCGAAACTGAGGACGTGGCCGCCAGCACCGAGGAACAGGCCGCAAGCGTCCAGGAGATCCAGGACTCGGTCTCGCGACTCGAAGCCGAAAAAGAGCACTAA
- a CDS encoding chemotaxis protein CheW, producing MAAVAAYQVLEFELGGKRYCVALEAVDEIVTNENEITEIPQAPAEVVGVTDLRGETTTIIDPRRALGLSTGAEAKYVVVFATDEEPIGWLIEDVSQVAAHEERALDESVATDAVNGVFKREETFSIWVDPTSIHDTALEAT from the coding sequence ATGGCCGCCGTCGCCGCCTACCAGGTTCTGGAGTTCGAACTCGGCGGAAAACGGTACTGTGTGGCCCTCGAGGCCGTCGACGAAATCGTCACGAACGAAAACGAAATCACCGAGATCCCACAGGCCCCAGCCGAGGTGGTCGGTGTCACGGATCTCCGCGGCGAGACCACGACCATCATCGACCCCAGACGCGCCCTGGGACTCTCCACCGGAGCCGAGGCGAAGTACGTCGTCGTCTTCGCCACCGACGAGGAGCCAATCGGGTGGCTTATCGAGGACGTCTCGCAGGTGGCGGCCCACGAGGAGAGAGCCCTGGACGAATCAGTCGCCACCGACGCCGTGAACGGCGTGTTCAAGCGGGAGGAGACGTTCTCGATCTGGGTCGACCCGACGTCGATTCACGATACCGCACTCGAGGCGACGTGA